One Brevibacillus choshinensis genomic window carries:
- a CDS encoding NAD(P)-dependent oxidoreductase produces MMDTIGVIGIGAMGKGMIGSLLAKGYQVIAYDPVPAAQDWAKEKGAHVALSPADVGRTASVVITSLPGPAIVEQVLLGEDGLYSTLAAGSYVLDASTIDPATAKRLHAVGLQKGISLFDCPVSGGPAGSAAGTLTIMVGGDESKLPDITPYLQGIGKDIFYMGESGSGQVAKLCHNSVVAVITAALGEAFTVGAKAGVDPHKLAAVMDKGSAHNRVLSVFGPNILYGTYEKTVFSLDHMHKDLQLYAQAAREQQVPVLVGGTVVQLYEAAKAQGKGAWDSSAVCSVTEELAKATISK; encoded by the coding sequence ATGATGGATACGATCGGTGTCATTGGCATCGGGGCGATGGGCAAGGGAATGATTGGCAGCTTGCTGGCAAAAGGCTACCAGGTAATCGCTTATGATCCCGTTCCAGCTGCGCAGGATTGGGCCAAGGAGAAGGGCGCCCACGTGGCACTGTCTCCTGCGGACGTAGGAAGGACGGCATCCGTCGTAATCACTTCCCTGCCCGGTCCGGCTATTGTGGAACAGGTGCTGCTTGGAGAGGATGGGCTCTATTCGACGCTTGCAGCAGGCAGCTACGTTCTGGATGCCAGCACGATTGATCCGGCCACAGCAAAACGGCTCCATGCAGTAGGTCTGCAAAAGGGAATTTCCTTATTTGATTGTCCCGTTAGCGGTGGCCCGGCAGGATCTGCCGCCGGTACCTTAACCATCATGGTAGGCGGCGACGAATCCAAGCTGCCTGATATTACCCCTTATCTGCAAGGGATCGGCAAAGACATCTTTTACATGGGGGAATCGGGTTCCGGCCAGGTTGCAAAGCTATGCCATAATTCGGTCGTTGCTGTGATCACCGCGGCTCTGGGAGAAGCCTTTACGGTAGGGGCAAAGGCGGGCGTCGATCCGCATAAATTGGCTGCGGTCATGGACAAAGGTTCTGCGCATAACCGCGTGCTGTCCGTCTTTGGTCCGAACATCCTCTACGGAACCTACGAAAAGACCGTTTTTTCCCTGGACCACATGCATAAAGACTTGCAGCTTTACGCGCAGGCAGCCCGGGAACAACAGGTGCCGGTATTGGTGGGAGGGACTGTCGTCCAATTGTACGAAGCTGCAAAAGCTCAAGGAAAGGGAGCATGGGATTCCTCAGCCGTATGTTCGGTCACGGAAGAGCTGGCGAAGGCAACCATTTCAAAATAA
- a CDS encoding Fe(3+) ABC transporter substrate-binding protein: MKRSKVLSTMFATVMAASLLAGCGTGSKDQAQPGQKESGSTDKPAQEQSVNIYTARHYEVDDVLYKNFTDKTGIKVNVVKGKAEELIERLKREGQSSPADLFITVDGGVLNNAKQNGVLQPVQSDVIEQQVPKQLRDQNNEWIGLSTRARVIVYSKDRVKPEQLSTYEDLAADKWKGKVLVRSSTSLYNQSLVASMIELNGEQKTEEWAKGVVANMSRTPEGGDRDQAKAIAAGVGDVAIMNTYYVGQMVNSKDAEEVKASEKIGVFFPNQSTTGTHVNVSGAGLAKHSKNKENAVKLIEFLTSEEAQALMSKENFEFPVNEKAQKPELLKSWGDFKTQQIDFSKLGEHNKKSIEIMNKVGWK; this comes from the coding sequence ATGAAGCGTAGCAAAGTACTCTCCACTATGTTTGCAACCGTTATGGCTGCTAGCCTGCTAGCTGGATGCGGCACAGGGTCCAAAGATCAAGCTCAGCCAGGGCAAAAGGAAAGCGGCAGTACAGACAAGCCAGCCCAAGAACAATCAGTGAATATCTATACCGCGAGACATTATGAAGTGGATGATGTACTCTATAAAAACTTTACCGATAAAACGGGTATCAAGGTGAACGTCGTAAAAGGGAAAGCGGAAGAATTGATTGAAAGGCTGAAGCGTGAGGGACAAAGCTCACCTGCGGATCTGTTCATTACGGTGGACGGCGGAGTATTGAACAATGCCAAGCAAAACGGTGTCCTGCAGCCTGTACAATCAGATGTAATCGAACAGCAAGTACCGAAGCAGCTTCGGGATCAAAATAATGAATGGATCGGACTTTCTACGCGTGCACGTGTAATCGTATATTCCAAAGATCGCGTGAAGCCGGAACAACTTTCTACATATGAAGATTTGGCTGCAGATAAATGGAAAGGAAAGGTGCTGGTTCGCTCCTCCACTAGTCTGTATAACCAGTCGCTTGTAGCCTCGATGATCGAGCTGAATGGAGAACAAAAAACAGAAGAGTGGGCAAAAGGTGTGGTAGCGAATATGAGCCGTACACCGGAAGGCGGCGACCGTGACCAAGCGAAAGCCATTGCAGCCGGTGTTGGCGATGTGGCGATCATGAACACGTATTATGTGGGACAAATGGTAAATTCCAAAGATGCCGAAGAAGTGAAAGCAAGTGAAAAAATCGGCGTATTCTTCCCGAACCAGAGCACGACAGGCACACACGTGAATGTAAGTGGGGCTGGACTCGCTAAGCACAGTAAAAATAAAGAGAACGCAGTGAAGCTTATTGAATTCTTGACATCCGAGGAAGCACAGGCGCTCATGTCCAAAGAAAACTTTGAGTTCCCGGTAAACGAGAAAGCGCAAAAGCCTGAGCTGCTTAAATCATGGGGCGATTTTAAAACACAGCAGATTGATTTCAGCAAATTGGGTGAACACAATAAAAAATCCATTGAGATCATGAATAAAGTAGGATGGAAATAA
- a CDS encoding ABC transporter permease: protein MSFKTVLRNRKANTNGWVLISLIGVAVVLLPVLSIFFSLLKAPNENWAQIKQYMLTDYLVNSLFLVVFTGIFTVTVGVTLAWLIAAYDFPGKRFFQWALVLPLSIPPNIAAYTYSHMVSYTGVVQVTMRSTFGIEWNPKWLDIMSLQGAVFIFTLFLYPYVFMITRSFLERQSGSYIENAILLGRNHFTIFFRIVLPIAQPAIIGSVMLVIFEVISDYGVTSYFGIQTISTAIFQTWFGMYDVDSALRLAAWMMAGVIGLFIIERLLRNRRRYSASTSKASPLVPKQLKGSSAFIAVLFSGAVFAFAFLIPVVQLIVWSTWTYQDVLTFSFVELTSNTLLVALIATACIMFLSVVVANVCRVQGKAFSSVLSKVIASGYSIPGAIIAIGVLTFFIVLDETLAPFYRWMGLGEAPLVLSMSLVMVVVAYVVRFMATGYNAVEAGFEKMGKTYMEASRLLGYGMTRTFFKVDLPLMRGALLSGTILTFVEIMKELPMTLLLRPFNFETLATKTYQYASDERVIEASIPSLFIIAVSVCSVLLVYKLGKRLER, encoded by the coding sequence ATGAGCTTTAAAACTGTTTTGCGAAATAGGAAAGCAAATACAAACGGCTGGGTATTGATCAGTCTGATTGGGGTAGCAGTAGTACTGCTGCCCGTTTTGTCTATTTTCTTTTCTTTATTGAAAGCACCTAATGAGAACTGGGCACAGATCAAACAGTACATGCTTACGGATTATCTGGTGAATTCGTTATTCCTGGTGGTGTTTACGGGGATTTTCACTGTGACTGTTGGTGTGACGCTAGCTTGGTTGATCGCTGCCTATGATTTTCCAGGGAAACGTTTTTTTCAATGGGCACTGGTTCTCCCGCTCTCGATTCCTCCCAATATTGCAGCGTACACGTATAGCCACATGGTTAGCTACACAGGCGTTGTGCAGGTTACGATGCGGTCCACATTTGGTATTGAGTGGAATCCCAAATGGTTGGATATCATGTCGCTTCAGGGTGCTGTTTTTATCTTTACGCTTTTTTTATACCCGTACGTTTTCATGATTACGAGGTCGTTTCTTGAACGGCAAAGTGGTTCCTATATCGAGAATGCGATCCTTCTGGGGAGAAACCATTTCACGATTTTCTTTCGCATTGTTTTGCCGATCGCACAGCCGGCCATCATCGGGAGCGTTATGCTCGTCATTTTTGAAGTGATCAGCGATTATGGGGTTACGAGCTATTTTGGGATTCAGACGATTTCTACTGCAATTTTTCAAACGTGGTTTGGCATGTATGATGTGGATTCGGCACTTCGCTTGGCTGCTTGGATGATGGCGGGAGTCATTGGGTTGTTCATCATTGAGCGATTGCTTCGAAACCGCCGACGGTATAGCGCTTCGACGAGTAAAGCCAGCCCGCTTGTTCCCAAGCAGCTCAAGGGGAGCAGCGCCTTCATAGCGGTACTTTTTAGCGGGGCCGTATTCGCATTCGCTTTTTTGATTCCGGTTGTTCAACTCATCGTTTGGTCAACCTGGACCTACCAGGACGTTCTGACTTTCTCATTCGTTGAGCTGACATCCAACACGCTGCTCGTTGCCTTGATTGCGACAGCTTGTATCATGTTCCTGTCCGTGGTGGTCGCCAATGTATGCCGGGTGCAAGGAAAAGCTTTTTCCTCCGTACTGTCTAAAGTCATCGCATCGGGCTACTCCATTCCAGGAGCGATCATTGCAATCGGCGTGCTTACGTTTTTTATCGTTCTCGATGAGACCCTGGCGCCTTTCTATCGCTGGATGGGATTGGGGGAAGCACCGCTAGTGCTCAGCATGTCTCTCGTGATGGTAGTGGTGGCGTACGTGGTTCGCTTTATGGCAACGGGTTATAATGCAGTCGAAGCAGGCTTTGAAAAAATGGGCAAGACCTATATGGAAGCTTCCAGATTGCTCGGGTACGGGATGACCCGAACCTTTTTCAAAGTGGACCTTCCTCTGATGAGAGGCGCGCTCCTGAGCGGTACGATCCTGACCTTTGTGGAAATCATGAAAGAGCTGCCGATGACACTCTTGCTCAGACCCTTTAACTTCGAGACGCTGGCAACCAAGACGTACCAATATGCCAGCGATGAAAGAGTCATAGAAGCGTCGATCCCGTCCTTGTTTATCATTGCCGTCAGCGTTTGCTCAGTTCTGCTCGTTTACAAACTAGGAAAGAGGCTGGAGAGATGA
- a CDS encoding ABC transporter ATP-binding protein codes for MNFVEIQDVSFSYSKKEAPILKKVSFTLNKGEIVGVVGPSGSGKSTLLRLIAGLGTPHTGKISINGKVVMDMHTFIPPENRGVGMVFQDYALFPHLTVAQNIEFGLHRMSRSLRLSRVDEMVELVQLTGFTKRYPHELSGGQQQRVALARALAPKPSLLLMDEPFSNLDANLRTSIRSELRDILQKAGMTCLLVTHDQQDVQAICSREIQLT; via the coding sequence ATGAATTTTGTTGAAATCCAAGACGTTTCTTTTTCCTATTCCAAAAAAGAAGCTCCCATTCTAAAAAAAGTCTCCTTTACGCTAAACAAAGGGGAAATCGTAGGGGTGGTTGGCCCGAGCGGAAGCGGAAAAAGCACACTTTTACGCTTGATTGCCGGTCTCGGCACACCCCATACAGGGAAAATCAGTATTAATGGCAAAGTGGTCATGGACATGCATACGTTCATTCCACCTGAAAATCGCGGAGTCGGCATGGTGTTCCAAGACTACGCACTGTTTCCGCATCTGACAGTTGCCCAAAATATTGAATTCGGCTTGCATCGCATGTCCAGATCCCTGCGATTGTCCAGGGTAGATGAGATGGTCGAGCTGGTCCAACTCACTGGTTTTACCAAGAGATACCCGCATGAATTGAGCGGAGGGCAGCAGCAGCGTGTTGCATTGGCCAGAGCCCTCGCTCCGAAGCCGTCCCTTTTGCTCATGGACGAGCCTTTCAGTAATCTCGATGCGAATTTGCGCACGTCGATACGCAGCGAACTTCGGGATATTCTGCAAAAGGCGGGAATGACCTGTTTACTTGTCACCCATGATCAACAAGACGTGCAAGCGATTTGCAGCCGCGAAATTCAGCTGACATGA
- a CDS encoding decaprenyl-phosphate phosphoribosyltransferase: protein MQLRPRQWTKCLLVFAAPVFAEKFHDPVAIGKAVIAFFCFALTASTVYIVNDIMDVEKDRLHPEKSKRPIASGALRIRTAILFGIFLLIFSLSISYFITPLFSGILITYLIVNLFYCAWLKHVVIIDVMVIASGFVLRGISGAVVVGVGITSWFILCTMLLALFLALSKRRHEFERLNGDKEKQRKVLEHYSIAFLDQLISIVTSATIMTYSLYTANTGPNAYMMWTIPFVIYGIFRYLYLVHMKQGGGSPEKSLLEDKHILLTVILFTLSVMGIKTYLW, encoded by the coding sequence TTGCAGCTGAGACCAAGACAGTGGACAAAATGCTTGCTTGTATTTGCTGCTCCGGTCTTCGCGGAAAAATTCCACGATCCCGTTGCAATAGGGAAGGCTGTCATCGCTTTCTTTTGTTTTGCCTTGACTGCAAGCACAGTGTACATTGTGAACGACATCATGGATGTTGAAAAGGACCGGTTGCACCCGGAAAAATCGAAACGTCCAATCGCATCTGGAGCACTTAGGATCCGGACAGCTATTTTGTTCGGCATTTTTTTGTTGATTTTCTCATTATCCATATCCTATTTCATCACACCTCTTTTTTCCGGAATCCTCATTACATACTTGATCGTCAATCTCTTCTATTGTGCATGGCTGAAACATGTCGTGATTATTGATGTTATGGTCATCGCTTCAGGGTTTGTCCTTCGGGGGATCTCTGGAGCCGTAGTGGTGGGCGTAGGCATCACTTCCTGGTTCATTCTTTGCACCATGCTGCTCGCTTTGTTTCTAGCTTTGAGCAAAAGAAGGCACGAATTTGAAAGGCTGAACGGTGACAAAGAGAAGCAGCGCAAAGTACTGGAGCATTATTCGATTGCATTTTTAGATCAGCTCATTTCCATTGTTACTTCGGCCACGATAATGACATATTCACTTTATACGGCGAACACAGGTCCGAATGCATACATGATGTGGACGATTCCGTTTGTCATCTATGGCATTTTCCGCTATTTGTACCTGGTCCATATGAAGCAAGGAGGAGGAAGTCCGGAAAAGAGTCTGCTCGAAGATAAGCATATCCTGCTGACGGTCATCCTTTTTACCTTAAGTGTGATGGGCATTAAAACTTATTTGTGGTGA
- a CDS encoding FAD-binding protein, which produces MVKSKENVLSGWGNFPKQTGHVYRPEKYKDLQDILRLRSQSNFISRGAGRSYGDNALNDQNGVILHTRLNRFLSFDEQTQVLECEAGVTFGEIIEYFLPHGYLPPVTPGTKYVTVGGAISNEVHGKNHHQDGSFSNHILDFQLLVASGEFLTCSRSENQELFWATVGGIGLTGIILSARIKLMRVESAYLEVDYKKTSNLDETIVLLNEMNGKYQYSVAWIDCLSTDRTIGRSILMLGNHALQKQLDGKVEPLSPRRKRNMIVPFYFPSFGLNSSSIKTFNSFYYHRFKDASRQVVDYDSFFYPLDTLLHWNRLYGKAGFIQYQAVFPPETARMGLTELLQKVSQGRCASFLAVLKILGERSGGLLAFPRKGYTLALDIPLRGGTELLAFIRKLDEVVLAHRGVLYLAKDALMSADMFAQMYPELPKFKEVKAKIDPGCLFSSSMARRLNIVGNLG; this is translated from the coding sequence ATGGTCAAATCCAAGGAAAATGTATTATCAGGATGGGGGAACTTTCCAAAACAGACGGGGCATGTTTACAGACCGGAGAAGTACAAGGATTTACAGGATATTTTACGGTTACGAAGCCAGTCAAACTTCATTTCCCGGGGAGCAGGAAGGAGCTATGGCGATAACGCCTTAAACGACCAAAACGGAGTAATCCTGCATACTCGGTTAAACCGCTTTCTATCCTTTGACGAGCAGACCCAGGTATTGGAATGCGAAGCAGGGGTTACGTTTGGAGAGATCATAGAATACTTCTTGCCACATGGGTATTTACCACCCGTCACCCCGGGAACCAAATATGTGACAGTTGGTGGTGCCATTTCCAATGAAGTGCATGGGAAAAACCACCATCAGGACGGCTCCTTTTCTAATCATATTCTGGATTTTCAGCTGCTCGTCGCATCTGGGGAGTTTCTAACTTGTTCACGTAGTGAAAACCAAGAATTATTCTGGGCCACGGTCGGAGGAATTGGGCTCACAGGAATTATTCTAAGTGCCCGCATCAAATTGATGAGGGTTGAATCGGCTTATTTAGAGGTGGATTACAAAAAGACATCCAACCTCGATGAAACCATCGTCCTGCTTAATGAAATGAACGGGAAGTACCAATACTCAGTAGCCTGGATCGACTGTTTATCGACAGATCGCACCATAGGCCGTTCCATTCTCATGCTGGGGAATCATGCCTTGCAGAAACAGCTTGACGGCAAGGTGGAGCCTCTTTCTCCAAGAAGGAAAAGAAATATGATTGTACCCTTTTACTTTCCTTCTTTTGGACTCAATTCTTCCAGTATAAAAACCTTCAATTCCTTTTACTATCACCGTTTCAAAGATGCCTCTAGGCAAGTGGTAGACTATGATTCATTCTTTTATCCGTTGGACACGCTCTTACATTGGAATCGTTTGTACGGAAAAGCGGGGTTTATTCAATACCAAGCAGTATTCCCTCCGGAAACGGCCCGCATGGGGCTTACGGAACTTCTCCAGAAAGTAAGCCAGGGGAGATGCGCTTCATTCTTAGCAGTCTTGAAGATATTGGGTGAGAGAAGCGGTGGCTTGTTAGCTTTTCCACGTAAAGGCTATACATTGGCTTTGGATATACCGCTTAGGGGCGGAACAGAGCTCTTGGCGTTCATTCGGAAATTGGATGAAGTGGTGCTGGCTCATCGAGGGGTCTTGTATTTGGCGAAGGACGCGTTAATGTCCGCGGATATGTTTGCCCAAATGTATCCGGAGCTTCCGAAGTTCAAGGAAGTCAAAGCCAAAATAGATCCCGGCTGTCTCTTCTCGTCCTCGATGGCCAGGCGGTTGAATATCGTGGGGAATTTGGGATGA
- a CDS encoding SDR family oxidoreductase, which translates to MRKNILIIGATSGIAKSIAYQYAKQNHSLILAGRDHGEMERLASDIRIRHRVPVCVKKYHAEAYDEHSGFFASCLEEPGMLGGMILAYGYMEDHQSAQADFRLAKQIIEVNFLSCVSILETAARYFEQERSGFIAVISSVAGDRGRQSNYIYGSSKGALSVYLQGLRSRLFASGVHVVTIKPGFVDTQMTYGLKGLFLLAKPQDAAKKICLAIQKGQEIVYVPGFWAFIMMIIKVMPERFFKRLKL; encoded by the coding sequence ATGAGGAAGAACATTTTAATCATTGGAGCGACATCAGGCATCGCCAAGTCGATCGCTTATCAATATGCCAAACAAAACCATTCATTGATTTTAGCGGGGCGCGACCACGGAGAAATGGAGAGGCTCGCGTCCGACATCCGGATTCGCCACCGGGTTCCAGTCTGTGTAAAAAAATACCACGCGGAAGCCTATGATGAACACTCCGGTTTCTTTGCATCTTGTCTGGAGGAGCCCGGCATGCTTGGCGGCATGATTTTGGCCTATGGGTATATGGAAGATCATCAATCCGCCCAGGCTGATTTCAGATTGGCCAAACAAATCATTGAGGTGAACTTTCTTTCCTGTGTGTCTATATTGGAGACAGCTGCCCGCTATTTTGAACAGGAGCGGAGCGGCTTCATCGCTGTCATTTCCTCTGTAGCCGGGGACCGTGGCAGACAAAGCAATTATATTTACGGTTCGTCGAAAGGTGCATTATCCGTGTACCTACAGGGATTGAGGAGCAGGTTGTTTGCTTCGGGTGTGCATGTGGTGACAATCAAGCCAGGGTTTGTGGATACACAAATGACCTATGGCTTGAAGGGTCTTTTCCTATTGGCTAAGCCTCAAGATGCGGCAAAAAAGATATGCTTGGCCATTCAAAAGGGGCAGGAGATTGTCTATGTGCCAGGTTTTTGGGCATTCATCATGATGATCATCAAAGTGATGCCGGAGCGGTTCTTCAAACGCTTGAAACTTTGA
- a CDS encoding ArnT family glycosyltransferase has translation MVNKQLRFTHLKPTLRWLSNDWVISFILFLFAFIIRIPYLYDVPRFIDEWREIGLAAQIARGQAWPLHNTSHDIGPFHNYVLAGLFTLFGFDVYIPRLYVTVTSAATVVVTFWLGRHWAGRITAVFAALLLATNSMHILITHMAWSNDTTPFFVGLAVLVSLKAMDQERRSLWALAGLAWAIALQTHPSVIAALLGVVFYFARQLGWGAFYRDARLRIGIAVLIVGYSNMIIHNFIKPLDSVLWVKRKGYALNQEWSIQGYFQNMLEMGSELIHSLASAFPDGKGWLHGISSFLMLFFIIGLLDGFRRLCRFRNGSFVVAIVISSFLVIPILNDQYKFYIWTRYIAYLFPLCFVTVAIGFQGWIRYLADRDQTRQLRSGLAVAWVLLLILPLHHFYQYAETYIQSGVDNSAEFFTVQTLQPRLTKDSIIVVDKQAKQAEAVSKMLRVKGFRSPLEGVDPNEVREVQAVPSNGGEGIDATYYSRWKKALALHKDHTWYVLSLENKDKLTSLFGITWTKGEVIRGGSGKQIYFVGRISSYEY, from the coding sequence ATGGTGAATAAGCAGCTGCGATTTACCCATTTAAAGCCGACACTTCGATGGCTTTCTAACGATTGGGTCATTAGCTTTATCCTGTTTCTTTTCGCTTTCATCATCCGTATTCCTTACTTGTATGATGTTCCCCGATTCATCGATGAGTGGAGAGAGATTGGGCTGGCTGCCCAAATCGCAAGGGGACAGGCTTGGCCCCTGCACAATACGTCCCACGATATTGGCCCGTTTCATAATTATGTCTTGGCAGGACTGTTTACGCTATTTGGATTTGATGTGTACATACCCAGGTTATATGTAACGGTCACCAGCGCAGCTACCGTAGTGGTTACTTTTTGGCTTGGCAGACATTGGGCGGGAAGGATAACGGCTGTTTTCGCCGCATTGCTATTGGCGACGAACAGTATGCACATCCTGATTACGCATATGGCTTGGTCGAATGATACCACCCCATTTTTCGTAGGGTTGGCCGTGCTGGTATCTCTCAAGGCCATGGATCAAGAGAGACGCTCATTATGGGCTTTGGCTGGGTTGGCATGGGCGATCGCCCTGCAGACTCACCCATCCGTTATCGCTGCTTTACTCGGAGTCGTTTTCTACTTCGCCCGCCAGCTTGGCTGGGGAGCTTTTTACCGGGACGCCCGCCTTCGAATAGGGATTGCTGTATTAATAGTGGGATACAGCAACATGATTATTCATAATTTTATCAAACCGTTAGATTCCGTTCTTTGGGTAAAGCGAAAGGGCTACGCGCTGAATCAGGAGTGGTCGATTCAAGGTTATTTTCAAAACATGCTGGAGATGGGCAGTGAATTGATTCACTCTTTAGCTAGTGCCTTCCCTGATGGAAAAGGGTGGTTGCACGGCATAAGTTCATTTCTTATGCTGTTCTTTATCATCGGATTGTTGGACGGGTTTCGCCGGCTATGCCGTTTCCGTAACGGATCTTTTGTAGTAGCGATTGTTATTTCCAGTTTCCTGGTGATTCCTATATTAAACGATCAATATAAATTTTATATATGGACAAGATATATCGCTTATCTATTTCCTCTTTGCTTTGTCACCGTAGCCATAGGATTTCAAGGATGGATACGGTATTTGGCGGACAGGGACCAGACTCGGCAGCTCAGATCAGGCCTGGCCGTAGCATGGGTCTTACTCCTCATTCTGCCGCTGCATCACTTTTACCAGTATGCCGAGACATATATTCAATCCGGAGTGGATAACTCCGCCGAATTTTTTACGGTACAAACCCTGCAGCCCAGACTCACCAAAGACTCGATCATCGTCGTTGACAAGCAGGCAAAGCAGGCCGAAGCGGTCAGCAAAATGCTGAGAGTGAAGGGGTTCAGAAGCCCTTTGGAGGGAGTAGATCCGAACGAGGTTCGAGAAGTTCAAGCTGTTCCATCGAACGGGGGAGAAGGGATAGATGCGACCTACTACAGTAGATGGAAAAAGGCGTTAGCCCTGCACAAGGATCATACCTGGTATGTTCTGTCACTGGAAAATAAGGACAAATTAACGTCTCTATTTGGCATCACCTGGACAAAAGGGGAAGTGATTCGGGGCGGAAGCGGAAAACAGATATATTTTGTAGGCAGAATTTCTTCCTATGAATATTGA
- a CDS encoding LTA synthase family protein, with translation MRVLLKDDFFVFSQLCGIMLKSVFFVYLATDMAYSLTPFHLADVLKSLPLYISIYLTLLSFVYLAKRKVYIALILNFIVSFILLMDFVYLRAFGVPTSLFSLPMIEFLGDVGDSAFDLFHMLDFLFFADVILWSSLLLFFRKSYSKTAIQGWKFISCMTFAVVTGYVAYPEGLVQKMLSIKHRPIFAIQKVTPIGYHLFDSYEFMRSSHAISLSDHDRKKVRQWFDRNKKINKQQSTDEQLHKGIFQGKNVVFIHFESLESSVIGQRIHGQEITPELNKLLSHSFYFPKIKEQVGEGNSADAEFMVLNSLYPLPQGIISLRYPSNSYFAFPKELAGHGYETAAFVGMKKGFMNMGIVLPNFGFKKIFSFPDNQSEKKIGLGIPDQDMFDQSIPYIKSLKSPFFAYMITLTNHVPYKLPPNMQTLTPPPGMKKDGVARYLQSVHYADQAVGSFIEGLKKERLLDQTVLVIYGDHQGVNKYYARDVQKSGISWLKNDKNLPLLIYHSSLKGVTLSQMGGQIDILPTVHHLLGLPDNPRTAYRAGRNLFSSDKGFAALRNGQYVSDDVSNTDIRRHRQKGVEISAKVIQGNLFPTPDY, from the coding sequence ATGCGCGTTTTATTAAAAGACGATTTCTTCGTCTTTTCTCAGTTATGTGGGATTATGCTCAAATCCGTTTTCTTTGTTTACTTAGCCACCGATATGGCTTACTCGTTAACTCCTTTTCATCTGGCAGATGTACTCAAATCCTTGCCATTATACATATCTATCTACTTAACTCTCCTGTCGTTCGTTTATTTGGCCAAGCGCAAGGTTTACATCGCTCTCATCTTGAATTTCATCGTAAGCTTCATACTCTTGATGGATTTCGTGTATCTTAGAGCTTTCGGGGTTCCAACTTCATTATTCTCTCTGCCTATGATTGAGTTTTTAGGGGATGTCGGGGATTCGGCGTTTGATCTTTTCCATATGCTCGATTTTCTTTTCTTTGCAGATGTGATCCTTTGGTCTTCGCTGCTTTTATTTTTTCGTAAATCTTATTCAAAAACAGCTATTCAGGGATGGAAATTTATCTCCTGTATGACTTTTGCGGTTGTAACCGGTTATGTAGCTTATCCCGAAGGATTAGTGCAGAAAATGCTGAGCATCAAACACCGGCCCATTTTTGCCATACAGAAAGTCACCCCCATTGGTTACCATTTGTTCGATTCCTATGAGTTTATGCGATCTTCTCACGCGATCTCATTATCAGATCATGACAGAAAAAAGGTGCGTCAGTGGTTCGACAGGAATAAGAAAATCAATAAGCAACAGTCTACAGACGAGCAGCTGCACAAAGGGATCTTTCAAGGCAAAAATGTAGTTTTCATTCATTTTGAGTCCTTGGAAAGCAGCGTCATCGGCCAACGCATTCATGGTCAAGAAATCACTCCCGAATTAAATAAACTGCTTTCCCATAGCTTTTATTTCCCTAAAATCAAGGAACAAGTTGGGGAAGGAAATTCTGCGGACGCTGAATTCATGGTATTGAATTCTCTGTATCCACTACCACAGGGGATTATCAGCTTGCGGTATCCTTCCAATAGCTACTTTGCCTTTCCAAAAGAACTGGCAGGTCACGGATATGAGACAGCGGCTTTTGTGGGAATGAAAAAAGGGTTTATGAACATGGGCATTGTGTTGCCTAATTTCGGGTTTAAAAAAATATTTTCCTTTCCCGATAATCAATCAGAGAAGAAAATCGGTTTAGGGATCCCGGATCAGGACATGTTCGATCAGTCCATACCCTATATCAAGAGCTTAAAAAGCCCATTCTTTGCTTACATGATTACCCTTACAAACCATGTACCCTATAAACTGCCTCCAAACATGCAGACCCTTACTCCGCCACCCGGGATGAAAAAAGATGGTGTTGCCAGATATCTGCAGAGTGTCCACTACGCTGATCAGGCGGTAGGTTCTTTTATAGAGGGATTAAAGAAAGAGCGATTGCTGGATCAGACAGTCCTTGTCATTTACGGTGATCACCAGGGAGTTAACAAGTATTATGCTAGGGATGTACAAAAAAGCGGAATTTCCTGGTTGAAAAACGATAAGAATTTGCCCCTCTTGATTTACCATTCCTCCTTGAAAGGAGTAACCCTGAGCCAAATGGGGGGACAGATTGATATTCTTCCTACGGTTCACCATTTGTTGGGACTGCCAGATAATCCTCGAACTGCCTATCGTGCGGGCCGAAATCTGTTTAGTTCAGATAAAGGGTTTGCTGCACTGAGAAATGGACAGTATGTATCAGATGACGTTTCCAATACCGACATCCGACGCCACAGACAAAAGGGGGTCGAGATCAGTGCAAAGGTCATACAGGGAAACTTGTTCCCAACCCCTGATTATTAA